A window from Actinomycetota bacterium encodes these proteins:
- a CDS encoding response regulator transcription factor: MARVLLADSQPLFNEALEAVFSRDDVHQAIGRCSSAEDAFTAVSSLRPDLVLVDAALALEGSPNLVVRMLEAWPEARVIVLGDDHDADLLLAAIRAGAAGVVGKTYGASTVLRVAGAVLAGEGAVPRSMLLELARRMVARDRAPDSPLSRLSPRERQVLALLSKGWDNARIGRDLFISQHTVRTHIQNILEKLGLHSKLEAATFAMQRSMELELTPGGAGTDH; this comes from the coding sequence ATGGCACGGGTGCTGCTTGCGGATTCGCAGCCGTTGTTCAACGAGGCGCTGGAGGCGGTGTTCTCCCGGGACGACGTCCACCAGGCGATCGGCCGCTGCTCGTCGGCCGAGGACGCCTTCACCGCCGTCTCCAGCCTCCGCCCCGACCTGGTGCTGGTCGACGCCGCCCTCGCCCTCGAGGGCTCGCCCAACCTGGTCGTCCGCATGCTGGAGGCCTGGCCCGAGGCACGGGTGATCGTGCTCGGCGACGACCACGACGCCGACCTGCTGCTGGCCGCGATCCGCGCCGGCGCCGCCGGGGTGGTGGGCAAGACCTACGGCGCCAGCACGGTGCTGCGGGTCGCCGGGGCGGTGCTCGCGGGCGAGGGGGCGGTCCCGCGCAGCATGCTGCTCGAGCTGGCCCGCCGCATGGTGGCCAGGGACCGGGCGCCCGACTCGCCGCTGTCGCGCCTGTCCCCCCGCGAGCGCCAGGTGCTCGCCCTGCTCAGCAAGGGCTGGGACAACGCCCGCATCGGGCGGGACCTGTTCATCAGCCAGCACACCGTCCGCACCCACATCCAGAACATCCTCGAGAAGCTGGGCCTGCACTCCAAGCTGGAGGCGGCCACCTTCGCCATGCAGCGCTCGATGGAGCTCGAGCTGACCCCCGGCGGCGCCGGGACGGACCACTGA